Genomic DNA from Brienomyrus brachyistius isolate T26 chromosome 22, BBRACH_0.4, whole genome shotgun sequence:
ACTGAAAGGATCCATTTATCAGGCAGTGTGCGACAAAACAGCCATTGATATAGCTGGAGAAATGAGGGCCAGTTTCCCGGCCTTTAGTGGGAACAGATCAGGTATGGAGGTTCACATCCTGAGATCACTGGCACAGGAAGAGAACTTTGACAAGTTCATGGAGTACATACATAACCCAGAGAAACACTTCAGAAACTTCATAAAACATAATGTGGAGAATTATCTGTGCACTGCAAACACTAAAATCCTATCAGTAATCAGAAAGAACATTAGACAGAAACATCGGTGTCTAGTTCATGCAACAAACACAGCAACAGAGGAAACCAAACAGAGTAAAGGTGatgtaaacatgtggcttaAGGTGTTTTCCCGAGAGCTGACTGATGAACTGAGATTTGCAGAAAATGACATCAAAGGTATGAACCATCAAGATATTACTGACTTTGATTTCCTTCAGGAAGTGATGGAAAGGTCTCTTGGCACAATCATTGAGCAGGTAAATGAAGAATTGAAATCAAAGTCCTCCATCAGTTTGAGGAAATCCAGAGAAAGGCCAGATGAGATTCTGACGAAGCAGTTGTGTGAATGTTGCTGGGTGCAGTGTCCCTTCTGCAAAGCCATCTGCACCAACACAATGAAAGATCACGATGGAGATCATCAAGTCCCTTTTCACCGCACCAGTGGAATCAATGGCTGGACATACAGAGGGACTGATAATCTTTGTATTGGATTTTGTACAACTTCAGTTGCCAGCAATAAGCAATTCTACCCCTCACACACCTGTAGTAAGGAGGATTTATGTCCATATAAACGATACAGAGAAGCTGGTCCCAGATACGCATGCTGGAGTATCACTCCTGATAATTCCCAGCTTCCGTACTGGAAGTGGTTTGTGTGCCGATTTAAAAATGACCTGGAGATGTTTTACAAGAAAAAATTCCAAGGACGTGGTGATATTCCCCAAGCCTGGAGAGCATTTACAAAAGAACAAGCGCTCATTAGCTTAGAGGGTTATTGTGGATTTTAGTGAATGCTGATGGCAACAATGATTTGAGCAATGATTCAATCAGATGCAGTGGAAATAATGGAGATCAAAAACCATTTACCTGCTTTAGATACAGTATGACTCAATAATTAAATTCAGCAGAAACATAGTGGAAATGAAAAATCAAATTCAGTAGAGACGCAATGCAGATCAAAAATACATCAAACACATAGAAATGTAATGGAAATCTCAATCAAAAGTGTTTCCCTCTATTAGCTCGTTCTCGGAAATGTACAGATCGAAGGTGTGGATACCGAAACTgagcttcatccatccatttcttgTAACTACTTGTTCTGTTCATGGTCACATGGGGTCTGGAGCCTCTGGGTGttaagcagggaacaaccctcaGTATATTTTTGGACCACTGGTGCAAAAAAACTAAGAgcatccagaggaaaccccacaatgacatgaggagaacatgcatctCCACACTCCTGAAGTTTCCTGACCAAGTGGTCAGGAAATTCTATGTTCTGTCCACGGGACAGGATTCATTTCCAGTCACCAGCAGAGTAATGACTGCGAAAGAAAACACAACCAGgctgtgtgtagctcagtggctCCTCTTTTGGGCCTATGAGCAGAAGGTTGCTGGATTGAGCCCAGCCTCAGTACATCTTGGTGTTGTACAGTAACAAAGTAATAATACTTCACTACTGTACTCAAGTATATTTTGGGAGTATCTATACTGTACTTGAGTTTTTATTTTGTCAACTTTCACTTTTACTTCACTATATTTCCTAATTTAATTGCATACTTTTACTCCGACCCATTTTCAGCAGGGAGTGTCGTTACTCGTGACAAAAATCAAATTAGATTTGGTGTTTTCCCTGGCGCTCTTAGTT
This window encodes:
- the LOC125718419 gene encoding interferon-induced very large GTPase 1-like, with translation MWLKVFSRELTDELRFAENDIKGMNHQDITDFDFLQEVMERSLGTIIEQVNEELKSKSSISLRKSRERPDEILTKQLCECCWVQCPFCKAICTNTMKDHDGDHQVPFHRTSGINGWTYRGTDNLCIGFCTTSVASNKQFYPSHTCSKEDLCPYKRYREAGPRYACWSITPDNSQLPYWKWFVCRFKNDLEMFYKKKFQGRGDIPQAWRAFTKEQALISLEGYCGF